The window CTGCTCTGAGATGCAGCTAGGCAGCAGAAGGGACAACATGGGCGTTTCTCAGTCGCTTTGAACACAAGACTATACAATGCAGGGAAGATGCAGCATGACTATTAACGAACAGTCAGCCTGTAACTCAACATTTCACTTCCCTCAAAGACCAGCAAGTTTGCTTCCAACATGTCGGCCTGGGTCCTCTTGGAATTGAGACTGCATCTGGTTGTAATTGGAGAaaattcccttttccccttccatgCCATCCTTTCACAAGTGAGAAGCCCCTAGGCTATTGAATCGAAACTCGTGATGGCTCACTGGATTGGAGGGTGGAGGGAGAAAATTTAGCAATCAACTTAATTTCTAATGCATTTAGAAGACCTTCCAGGTGAATTAAAGAAACTTCATTAAAGTCTAAAAGATCAAGAAATAAGAAGTGTTAACCAAGATCTTTCAGGAGAGAGTGGAAACTAATTCTGGGAAGaactaaaaaacccaacaaatttCAGGattgctaaaataaaaacttgAGCTACGTCctttaaatgtttcttctaaAGGGTTCAATTTActaaaaaaaggttaaaaatatgCAATTATTGTGGGCATTTAGTGGTGAATCAAAGGCCAAATTTGCAGATTAAAATCCCATTTAGACAATATAGCTATGAACTGAACACAATTatgctcttaatttttttacaaaatatttgttttggtgattgtaaaacttcaaaatttcATACTGAAGGCTTGCACAGTTGAATGCCTGTTTAAAGACACACTGGCTTAATTAACATTTGTGATTAACACAGCTGATGCTTTCAGGTGGAAGATGGGACTGGAAATGCAAAGCAATTAATTGATTAATATTCCAGAAGAGAAACTCACCAACAGTTTATCCTTCTTCCTGGAGGACACGCTTAGCCAAAATCCCAGTGCAATGCTACTGTTAAGGTCCAGGCTCCCAAGCGCACTCAACACAACACAAAATGTATCTTCACATGAGTGTAAGGAAGTCAGATAAGGTGTATTAAAACATCTACATCCTTCCCCATTACCCAAAACCGGAGTTCAGGTGACCTTGGTTGTTTACACTGCACAAGTGCAACCTTTGTTCCTACATATAACTCtgttcagattttattttcttatatatatatggaaaacTGGGGTTGTGCAATGAAAACCAGTTTCTTAACACGCCCATTTCAGACTGAACTTAGTAACTTTTCCCTACACGATGGGAAATTTGGCAAAAACAAGTTTCTGCTACCACGGACTACcgatattttaaaaaaaaaatagcctatCAAACCAAAAATTACTAAGAGTGGCATCACATCCAATAAATTTTAATATCAATTAgtacaaatataaaatattctttttgacatttaaattaatataataaaCACATACTCTTCCAAATCAGACAAGAAATTCTGAGCACAAAATAATACATTACAGCATACAATACTTCTCCCctttgcctgcccctttttttcccccctataaTGCATATACAGGGTGGCATTGcttgtccatttttttctgaatagctGGATGGAAAGAAGGACGAGAAAGGAAGTGTTGATGGTAGTACGGCGGCTCATTTGCCATAAAGCAGTAGGTGCTTTGCGATGCATCGTATCTGGGAAAGGAGAAGCTGAACTGCACCGCAGGCACCGGGGTCAAAGGCAGGAGTCTCTGGTGCTGTGGAGCAAAGGGGTAGTGGAGACCATCCTGAAACGGGGCGGGTGGGGTCCCCGGGGGGCAGCTGTAGAGTGGAACGGGAGACACGAGGCTGTGCTGGTGGTCCTGTATCTGCCTCTTCAGCTTCATCCTCCGGTTCTGAAACCAGGTCTTGATCTGAGCAACAAAAAgaacggggcggggggaggagaCAAATCAGGgacttttgaaaaaataatgtgcAGAGTCTAAATAGCTGTatctcagctgcctttgccATTTTGCTCCACTGGAATTGACAGTTGGACTGATGCTTTCATCCTAGTTAACCGAGGGCAGAGGATCTGGGGGGGATGTAAAGGGGGAAGAGTGTCCCTGTTCAATCCAAAATCGCTAATCACTTGGAGTCTTTAAGACCGTATATAAGCTTTGCAAGGTCTACGCAGATCGCTGTGCATCAAGGACAAGCAGTTTACCTTAGTGAGAAATAAGGAACTTCGATACCTCCCTGGTAGAAAGTGCCCCCACGTTCCCCGAGTGTTAACTCGTTAATCCCCGAGGGGCCCCACTGCCCTTCCCACGGCCCTGCTAAACCCAGCTGAAGACCGCTACGTCTGCTCAGCGCAGGGAAGGCCGACGCAAGACCGCCGAGCATGGCTGCCCCCGCCCGAAGGCGGCGGGAAGGATCCGCTTCCTCCGGGACCCACCTGGATCTCCGAGAGCTGCAAGGCAGCCGCCAGCTTCCTCCGCTCCGAGGCCCCCAGGTATTTCTGGCGCTGGAAGGTCTTCTCCAGCCGGCAGACCTGCTCCGAGGTGAAGGCGGTCCgcgcccgccgctgccgcccgcgggtcccgcccggcgccgccgccgctgcgtGCTCCCCGCCCGCGCTCTCGCTCTCGTAGCCCGAAGACTCGTCGGCACTCAGCCAGCCGCCGTcgggggctgcagaggagggaaggggcgGCGGTGAGGTCTCTTCCCCCGGCTGGGGGTgcgcctccgcctcccctcgTCCTGCCGAGCCGTTGCACCGACGGGAGTCGAGGTCCCGAGTGTCCCCCCCACCCGCTCCCCTTTtgtccctccctgtcccctcctcaCCCACCTGGCTCCGACGGGTACGGGTCAGTGGGCTCCTGGGGACTGTCTtggccccgctccgccgcgcAGGGCTCGCTGTCCACGGGCTGGCTCGGCCGTGGCCCCCCCCGTCGGGGCTCGGCTCTGACCAAGAGGGGGGTACTGCCGAGCGAGGtgggggcgcggggagggggggcgcaGCAGATGTGGGGCCTGACCCC is drawn from Gavia stellata isolate bGavSte3 chromosome 9, bGavSte3.hap2, whole genome shotgun sequence and contains these coding sequences:
- the LOC132317561 gene encoding homeobox protein vent1-like, giving the protein MCVHTCKRARPGLERPYKSGPSPSVPQPLSAMNQAELPLAETKPHGVRPHICCAPPPRAPTSLGSTPLLVRAEPRRGGPRPSQPVDSEPCAAERGQDSPQEPTDPYPSEPAPDGGWLSADESSGYESESAGGEHAAAAAPGGTRGRQRRARTAFTSEQVCRLEKTFQRQKYLGASERRKLAAALQLSEIQIKTWFQNRRMKLKRQIQDHQHSLVSPVPLYSCPPGTPPAPFQDGLHYPFAPQHQRLLPLTPVPAVQFSFSFPRYDASQSTYCFMANEPPYYHQHFLSRPSFHPAIQKKMDKQCHPVYAL